A genomic segment from Falsibacillus pallidus encodes:
- a CDS encoding DUF3219 family protein — translation MSKEVVLNDRVFQAKDFSHEEKEGAHQISFLFDVTSEEYHDVATLLYEGAFNVAVPENGLSFRGSIQEYSTSVTNLYEKDQVGEYSLTLLQVEGQ, via the coding sequence ATGTCAAAAGAAGTGGTGCTGAATGACCGCGTATTTCAAGCAAAGGATTTTTCGCATGAAGAGAAGGAAGGAGCTCATCAAATTTCATTCCTTTTTGATGTAACAAGTGAGGAATATCATGATGTGGCGACTTTGCTTTATGAAGGGGCATTTAATGTGGCAGTCCCGGAAAATGGATTATCCTTCAGAGGGTCCATTCAGGAATATTCGACTTCTGTCACGAACTTATACGAAAAAGATCAGGTGGGGGAATATTCATTGACGCTTCTTCAAGTGGAGGGGCAATGA